A single genomic interval of Macadamia integrifolia cultivar HAES 741 chromosome 6, SCU_Mint_v3, whole genome shotgun sequence harbors:
- the LOC122082726 gene encoding B3 domain-containing protein REM14-like isoform X2, which produces MAIEGRGQRRKPHFFKPFLPNSYRQLAIPKAFLKHLAGENCEDGQEIILRNQHCKDKSWPVKLNGFCFKEGWSDFVRDHGLSLGEFVVFGHEGGLVFDVIVFGHSACEKKQYPALYINIEDDNRVEEQEIKVSSVPLSGRVITRLMTRSQQREAAMTSSNRQASCEDLGKQSEVKRPLSGQVITRPMTRSQQREAAMTSSNRQASCEDLGKQSEVKGPPSGRVITRPMTRSQRRKTAMTISNRQASSEDLGKQFEIRRPHRRKPSIPKTFRRSNGLTRKIFKVIIRDQKGRLWPVNLCDNGNKMGSGWLEFVTANCLKEDTCIFKKKDSVKRSNRGAIVLDFTVSGSKNRRALVKKDEQIEPTNPSFEKSISLFIFKAHCLYIPKYFATSNDLMGKSYETKITDGKGRSWRGQLKHRKSDDVVYITSDWTQIFTSNGLKAHDTCTLELTRRGKGKLMEFSLL; this is translated from the exons ATGGCGATTGAGGGTCGCGGGCAGAGGAGAAAACCCCACTTCTTCAAACCCTTCCTTCCCAATTCGTATCGACAGCtc GCAATTCCCAAAGCgtttctcaagcatctagctgGTGAGAATTGCGAAGATGGACAAGAAATCATATTGAGAAACCAACACTGCAAAGACAAATCATGGCCTGTGAAACTGAATGGATTTTGTTTTAAAGAGGGTTGGAGTGATTTTGTTAGAGATCATGGACTCTCTCTTGGGGAATTTGTGGTTTTTGGGCATGAAGGTGGCTTAGTTTTCGATGTTATTGTATTTGGCCATTCTGCATGCGAGAAGAAACAGTACCCAGCTCTTTATATTAATATAGAAGATGATAACAGAGTGGAGGAGCAAGAAATCAAAG TGAGTTCTGTTCCTCTAAGTGGCCGAGTCATAACCCGTCTCATGACTCGTTCTCAGCAAAGAGAGGCAGCCATGACTAGTTCCAACAGACAAGCTTCTTGTGAGGACCTAGGAAAGCAATCAGAAGTCAAGAGGCCTCTAAGTGGCCAAGTCATAACCCGTCCCATGACTCGTTCTCAGCAAAGAGAGGCAGCCATGACTAGTTCCAACAGACAAGCTTCTTGTGAGGACCTAGGAAAGCAATCAGAAGTCAAGGGGCCTCCAAGTGGCCGAGTCATAACCCGTCCCATGACTCGTTCCCAGCGAAGAAAGACAGCCATGACTATTTCCAACAGACAAGCTTCTTCTGAGGACCTAGGAAAGCAATTCGAAATCAGGAGGCCTCATAGG AGGAAGCCGTCCATTCCCAAAACCTTTAGGAGATCTAATGGTTTGACCAGAAAAATCTTCAAAGTGATCATCAGAGATCAAAAGGGAAGGTTGTGGCCAGTGAACTTATGCGACAATGGGAACAAAATGGGAAGTGGATGGTTAGAGTTTGTGACTGCAAATTGCTTGAAAGAAGACACTTGTATTTTCAAGAAAAAGGACTCAGTAAAAAG AAGTAATAGAGGTGCAATTGTGCTTGATTTTACTGTATCTGGATCCAAGAATAGAAGGGCTCTTGTGAAAAAGGACGAACAGATTGAGCCCACTAATCCATCATTTGAGAAGAGTATCTCGCTATTCATTTTTAAAGCGCATTGTTTG TATATCCCAAAGTATTTTGCAACATCGAACGATCTTATGGGGAAAAGTTACGAGACAAAAATCACAGATGGAAAGGGAAGGTCATGGAGAGGGCAACTGAAACATAGGAAGAGCGATGACGTAGTCTACATTACAAGTGATTGGACTCAGATCTTCACTTCAAATGGCTTGAAGGCACATGATACCTGCACTTTGGAGCTCACTCGCAGAGGAAAGGGGAAACTCATGGAGTTCTCCTTGCTTTGA
- the LOC122082726 gene encoding B3 domain-containing protein REM14-like isoform X1, translating to MAIEGLGQRRKPHFFKPFLPDSYQQLAIPKAFLKHLAGENCEDGQEIILRNQHCKDKSWPVKLNGFCFKEGWSDFVRDHGLSLGEFVVFGHEGGLVFDVIVFGHSACEKKQYPALYINIEDDNRVEEQEIKVSSVPLSGRVITRLMTRSQQREAAMTSSNRQASCEDLGKQSEVKRPLSGQVITRPMTRSQQREAAMTSSNRQASCEDLGKQSEVKGPPSGRVITRPMTRSQRRKTAMTISNRQASSEDLGKQFEIRRPHRRKPSIPKTFRRSNGLTRKIFKVIIRDQKGRLWPVNLCDNGNKMGSGWLEFVTANCLKEDTCIFKKKDSVKRSNRGAIVLDFTVSGSKNRRALVKKDEQIEPTNPSFEKSISLFIFKAHCLYIPKYFATSNDLMGKSYETKITDGKGRSWRGQLKHRKSDDVVYITSDWTQIFTSNGLKAHDTCTLELTRRGKGKLMEFSLL from the exons GCAATTCCCAAAGCgtttctcaagcatctagctgGTGAGAATTGCGAAGATGGACAAGAAATCATATTGAGAAACCAACACTGCAAAGACAAATCATGGCCTGTGAAACTGAATGGATTTTGTTTTAAAGAGGGTTGGAGTGATTTTGTTAGAGATCATGGACTCTCTCTTGGGGAATTTGTGGTTTTTGGGCATGAAGGTGGCTTAGTTTTCGATGTTATTGTATTTGGCCATTCTGCATGCGAGAAGAAACAGTACCCAGCTCTTTATATTAATATAGAAGATGATAACAGAGTGGAGGAGCAAGAAATCAAAG TGAGTTCTGTTCCTCTAAGTGGCCGAGTCATAACCCGTCTCATGACTCGTTCTCAGCAAAGAGAGGCAGCCATGACTAGTTCCAACAGACAAGCTTCTTGTGAGGACCTAGGAAAGCAATCAGAAGTCAAGAGGCCTCTAAGTGGCCAAGTCATAACCCGTCCCATGACTCGTTCTCAGCAAAGAGAGGCAGCCATGACTAGTTCCAACAGACAAGCTTCTTGTGAGGACCTAGGAAAGCAATCAGAAGTCAAGGGGCCTCCAAGTGGCCGAGTCATAACCCGTCCCATGACTCGTTCCCAGCGAAGAAAGACAGCCATGACTATTTCCAACAGACAAGCTTCTTCTGAGGACCTAGGAAAGCAATTCGAAATCAGGAGGCCTCATAGG AGGAAGCCGTCCATTCCCAAAACCTTTAGGAGATCTAATGGTTTGACCAGAAAAATCTTCAAAGTGATCATCAGAGATCAAAAGGGAAGGTTGTGGCCAGTGAACTTATGCGACAATGGGAACAAAATGGGAAGTGGATGGTTAGAGTTTGTGACTGCAAATTGCTTGAAAGAAGACACTTGTATTTTCAAGAAAAAGGACTCAGTAAAAAG AAGTAATAGAGGTGCAATTGTGCTTGATTTTACTGTATCTGGATCCAAGAATAGAAGGGCTCTTGTGAAAAAGGACGAACAGATTGAGCCCACTAATCCATCATTTGAGAAGAGTATCTCGCTATTCATTTTTAAAGCGCATTGTTTG TATATCCCAAAGTATTTTGCAACATCGAACGATCTTATGGGGAAAAGTTACGAGACAAAAATCACAGATGGAAAGGGAAGGTCATGGAGAGGGCAACTGAAACATAGGAAGAGCGATGACGTAGTCTACATTACAAGTGATTGGACTCAGATCTTCACTTCAAATGGCTTGAAGGCACATGATACCTGCACTTTGGAGCTCACTCGCAGAGGAAAGGGGAAACTCATGGAGTTCTCCTTGCTTTGA